One genomic segment of Anopheles stephensi strain Indian unplaced genomic scaffold, UCI_ANSTEP_V1.0 ucontig58, whole genome shotgun sequence includes these proteins:
- the LOC118517165 gene encoding tripeptidyl-peptidase 2-like, whose amino-acid sequence MILSTAGKICFRKTAHREICSLARHINKRWLSELNKQNSAAGGHESAIAVAACQTVTSAQQTANRFCRKKAKTLDQTSVPPADSIVRKEMESVVDVKFPVTSLVPKNETGALSFIRMYPEYDGRDVTIAILDSGVDPRAKGLEQVPGGGVKVIERFDCSGCGDVDTSKTVTAGQDGTIVGLSGRKLQLSSTMKAKNTAGSEYRVGLKSVHDLSPSRIRERILSDLKVKTWDDRHKVAVSEAARELSDFEAKLPPSGVSGKEKLVKENLESTLEFLNTCDKKFTDLKTSYDCVLFPTKDGWMAVIDTTEKGDLENAVHVVEYTRSHQVVNLDDFLSVSINVHDDGNVLEVVGVCSSHGTHVASIASGYHPDDPELNGVAPAAKIVSLTIGDGRLESMETGTALVRAIIKVMELCEAGRKIDVINMSYGEHGHWSNSGRVGELMSELVNRYGVVWVASAGNHGPALCTIGTPPDISQPSCVGVGAYVSPEMMEAEYALHQKLPGNVYTWSSRDPCIDGGFGVTVCAPGAAIASVPQFTMSKAQLMNGTSMSAPHVAGSVGLLISGLKQKSVPYTAFSIKRALWNTATRIDYVDKFAQGNGLLNVGKAFDNLVTYSGLLENKLRFAVTVGNNNAKGIHMRHGVLTKVEDFSVNIEPVMFNEKYAEATDKINFNVRLTLIPTEPWITCGNYLDLCYSARKISVKVDPSGLAPGVYRASVKAYDSACPEKGVLFEIPVTVVQPHVVDPKSNEFVRGDLPVDCKPHTIIRDFILVPKYATWAVIEMRSADSNDAVGGKFFLHTLQILPMKFCKAMEMQKILPVNGIAPTVQPVRVEGDHIIEICIAKFWSNFGTLPLRYSVKFHGISPLNGSVMHSASGIHRIDLTALASEEVHPVVSLKTAAMVLKPSETKVTPLTARDVIHPARQIYQTLITYQLHLAKGYEVAFYTPLFSNILYESEFESQFWMVFDANKMMVRCGDAYSYDKYEKLEKGDYTIRLQVRHEKKELLEKLTEANMIVNFKLASNSLSVDVYKSYNQVLSGAKKMTSCFLAAGVCRPIYLAPITSEKLQKASIPPQCSWLEGNITYAKEDIIKKCVSHSFQYILTEGPPAKKSSTAAASNATTGNSGVTANGNNAVGGGSNGTGSVTRGPNGASNGGLPNGTVAKETRSKWDEYCEGLRDYQTAQISKLDSEHAENLYHAVLKDNPNHLAAHLAMADHFDSSELKLNLPHAFMRSLDPSDPAPATLLKVKLLRIIELTGLVVKEVDQNALLAYYGMKVDNRPNAAKIKVQMDKQKQLLLDACQRKFVALCKLKIVQNLYDAQDVSQPDYADELDQLYGDVGKFIEYTDSKVLLLTIWHAFSLKQHGRMIKYLNKLYEDKLSRDILEEIRAVVEEKKWPHVHQQLSKIIVSSNPQGYRLF is encoded by the exons ATGATACTGTCCACCGCCGGAAAGATTTGCTTCCGAAAAACGGCCCATCGGGAGATTTGCTCGCTCGCGCGGCACATCAACAAGCGGTGGCTATCTGAACTGAACAAGCAAAACAGCGCTGCCGGGGGGCATGAATCGGCAATTGCGGTAGCTGCTTGTCAAACTGTCACCAGCGCGCAGCAAACGGCAAACAGATTCTGTAGGAAAAAGGCGAAGACTCTAGACCAGACCAGCGTACCACCAGCGGATAGTATTGTgcgaaaggaaatggaaagtgTTGTTGATGTAAAGTTTCCCGTAACATCCCTTGTGCCGAAGAATGAAACTGGTGCGCTTAGCTTCATCCGGATGTATCCGGAGTACGATGGCCGGGACGTGACGATTGCAATCCTGGACTCCGGCGTTGATCCCCGGGCAAAAGGTTTAGAG CAAGTCCCCGGCGGAGGCGTTAAGGTCATTGAACGGTTCGACTGTTCCGGGTGCGGCGATGTGGACACCAGCAAGACGGTTACGGCCGGTCAGGATGGAACGATTGTGGGTCTTTCCGGCCGCAAGTTGCAGCTGTCCTCCACAATGAAGGCGAAAAATACCGCCGGCTCAGAGTATCGTGTAGGGCTGAAGAGTGTGCACGACCTTTCACCGTCGCGCATCCGCGAACGCATTTTGAGCGACCTGAAGGTAAAAACCTGGGACGATCGGCATAAGGTGGCAGTGAGCGAGGCGGCCAGAGAGCTGAGCGATTTCGAGGCcaagcttcccccgtccggaGTGAGCGGAAAGGAAAAGCTGGTGAAGGAAAATCTCGAGAGCACGCTCGAGTTCCTGAATACGTGCGACAAAAAGTTTACCGATCTGAAAACGTCGTACGACTGTGTGCTGTTCCCGACGAAGGATGGCTGGATGGCGGTGATCGACACTACCGAGAAAGGTGATCTGGAAAATGCGGTCCATGTGGTGGAGTACACCCGGTCGCATCAGGTCGTCAATTTGGACGATTTTCTGTCCGTTTCGATTAATGTGCACGACGACGGAAACGTGCTTGAGGTCGTCGGTGTATGCT CGAGTCATGGAACTCATGTTGCGTCAATTGCTAGCGGCTACCATCCCGATGATCCCGAGCTGAATGGTGTCGCACCGGCAGCCAAGATCGTGTCGCTAACCATCGGCGATGGACGGCTGGAATCGATGGAAACGGGAACGGCGCTGGTCCGGGCCATAATCAAAGTGATGGAATTGTGTGAAGCGGGTCGGAAGATCGATGTCATCAACATGAGCTACGGAGAGCATGGCCACTGGTCGAATTCGGGTCGCGTTGGTGAGCTTATGAGCGAGCTTGTAAACAGATACGGCGTGGTGTGGGTAGCTTCGGCCGGCAACCATGGTCCGGCACTTTGCACCATCGGTACACCGCCCGACATCAGCCAACCGAGCTGCGTCGGTGTCGGGGCGTACGTGTCGCCGGAAATGATGGAAGCGGAGTATGCACTGCACCAGAAGCTACCGGGCAACGTGTACACCTGGTCCTCGCGAGATCCTTGCATCGATGGAGGGTTCGGGGTGACGGTTTGTGCGCCGGGTGCAGCCATTGCTTCCGTACCACAGTTTACCATGTCCAAGGCACAGCTGATGAACGGTACCAGTATGTCCGCACCGCATGTGGCCGGTTCGGTCGGGCTGTTGATTTCGGGATTGAAGCAAAAATCAGTCCCATACACAGCCTTCAGCATTAAGCGCGCCCTGTGGAATACGGCCACCAGAATTGATTACGTCGACAAGTTTGCGCAAGGCAATGGATTGTTGAATGTGGGCAAAGCGTTCGACAATCTTGTCACGTACAGTGGGCTGCTAGAAAACAAGCTCCGGTTcgccgttacggtgggcaatAACAACGCGAAAGGCATTCATATGCGGCACGGCGTGCTTACGAAGGTGGAAGACTTTTCCGTCAACATAGAGCCGGTCATGTTCAATGAGAAGTATGCTG AAGCGACAGACAAGATCAATTTCAACGTGCGGCTAACGCTCATACCGACGGAGCCTTGGATTACCTGTGGCAACTATCTCGATCTCTGCTACTCGGCACGCAAGATCTCCGTCAAGGTGGATCCGTCCGGATTGGCGCCGGGCGTGTACAGAGCGAGCGTGAAAGCGTACGATTCGGCCTGCCCCGAGAAGGGAGTGCTGTTCGAGATCCCGGTCACAGTGGTGCAGCCGCACGTAGTCGATCCTAAGTCGAATGAATTTGTGCGCGGCGATTTGCCGGTCGATTGCAAACCGCACACCATCATACGGGACTTTATCTTGGTGCCGAAGTATGCGACCTGGGCCGTGATTGAGATGCGTTCGGCCGATTCGAACGATGCTGTGGGAGGTAAATTTTTCCTGCACACGCTTCAGATCCTGCCGATGAAGTTCTGCAAGGCGATGGAGATGCAAAAAATACTGCCGGTCAATGGTATCGCTCCGACGGTGCAGCCCGTGCGAGTGGAG GGTGATCATATAATTGAAATCTGTATTGCCAAGTTTTGGTCAAACTTTGGAACGCTGCCACTGCGCTATTCGGTGAAATTCCACGGTATAAGCCCATTGAATGGCT CGGTTATGCACAGCGCAAGCGGGATCCATCGGATCGATTTAACTGCTCTGGCCAGCGAGGAAGTGCATCCGGTGGTTTCGTTAAAAACGGCGGCAATGGTTCTAAAGCCATCGGAAACCAAGGTGACACCGCTGACGGCGCGCGATGTCATCCATCCGGCGAGGCAAATCTATCAGACGCTCATCACGTACCAGCTGCACTTGGCGAAGGGCTACGAAGTGGCCTTCTACACGCCACTGTTCAGTAACATTCTCTACGAGAGTGAGTTCGAGTCACAGTTCTGGATGGTGTTCGATGCCAACAAGATGATGGTGCGCTGTGGCGATGCGTACTCGTACGACAAGTACGAGAAGCTGGAGAAGGGCGACTATACCATCCGTCTGCAGGTGCGCCACGAGAAGAAGGAGCTGCTCGAGAAGCTGACGGAAGCGAACATGATCGTGAACTTCAAGCTGGCCAGCAACAGTCTCTCGGTGGACGTGTACAAATCGTACAATCAGGTGCTGTCGGGTGCCAAAAAAATGACCAGCTGCTTCCTGGCGGCCGGCGTCTGCCGTCCCATCTACCTAGCACCAATCACGAGCGAGAAGCTGCAGAAAGCGTCCATACCGCCGCAGTGTTCCTGGCTGGAAGGCAACATTACGTACGCGAAGGAGGACATCATCAAGAAGTGTGTGTCGCACAGCTTCCAGTACATACTGACCGAGGGTCCACCGGCAAAGAAGAGTTCCACTGCGGCCGCTAGCAATGCGACCACTGGGAATAGCGGTGTCACTGCCAACGGAAACAATGCGGTCGGTGGTGGTTCGAACGGAACCGGCAGCGTTACTAGGGGGCCGAATGGAGCTTCAAATGGCGGTCTGCCCAATGGTACGGTGGCGAAGGAAACCCGAAGCAAATGGGACGAATATTGCGAAGGTTTGCGCGATTATCAGACGGCGCAGATATCGAAACTGGATTCGGAACACGCGGAGAATCTGTATCACGCGGTGCTGAAGGATAATCCCAACCATCTGGCAGCTCATTTGGCGATGGCCGATCACTTTGATAGCAGCGAGCTGAAGCTGAACCTGCCGCACGCATTTATGCGATCGCTCGATCCGTCTGACCCGGCACCGGCGACACTGTTGAAGGTGAAGCTGCTGCGCATCATCGAGCTGACCGGCCTGGTGGTGAAGGAAGTGGATCAGAATGCGCTTCTTGCTTACTACGGCATGAAGGTTGATAATCGACCGAACGCAGCAAAGATTAAAGT TCAAATGGACAAACAGAAGCAGCTTCTGCTGGATGCCTGCCAGCGCAAGTTCGTGGCCTTGTGCAAGCTGAAGATTGTGCAAAACTTGTACGATGCTCAAGACGTCAGCCAACCGGACTATGCCGACGAGCTGGaccagctgtacggtgatgtGGGCAAATTTATCGAATACACCGATTCGAAG GTGCTGTTGCTCACGATTTGGCATGCATTTTCCCTAAAGCAGCACGGTCGCATGATCAAGTATTTGAACAAGCTGTACGAGGACAAGCTTAGCCGCGACATACTGGAGGAAATACGTGCCGTCGTCGAGGAGAAGAAGTGGCCGCACGTTCATCAGCAGCTTTCGAAAATTATCGTATCATCCAACCCTCAGGGATATCGACTGTTCTAA